The proteins below come from a single Leptolyngbya sp. 'hensonii' genomic window:
- a CDS encoding chloride channel protein, whose amino-acid sequence MRQNPITLTRSVLLWTALGIICGLFAAMYWVVLIHLMRGFEHVDGLSLLIVMPAVGLLIGFVIHWLGNPGEIGLIIDNIHLNGGRLAMRENPSMILSSLISIASGGSAGPEAPMVQVTGSIGTWLADRFRLRGDALRTLSIAGMASGFTVLFGAPLGGAFFALEILHHQRVVMYAEAILPAVVASCAGYTIFVAITKLGIGPIWHLPQYSVTNLFDFSEAIIYGMIGAIAGWLFITIFRSCERLFGLLPNRIYWRTTVAGLGLGCLAVLFPMTRFFGEHQLETILEKNFTLSFLIILAIAKMLAISLTVTGGWRGGIIIPLFFTGACLGKVVSMSHVGVNETLAMICVMAALNSTVTRTPISTTLLLAKLTGFNTFTPILFASIVGFFLAPRYPFIASQLTTK is encoded by the coding sequence ATGAGACAAAACCCTATTACACTCACTCGCTCTGTATTGCTATGGACGGCACTTGGCATTATCTGCGGTTTATTTGCTGCAATGTATTGGGTAGTACTGATCCATTTGATGCGAGGATTTGAACACGTTGACGGGCTTTCTCTGCTGATTGTTATGCCAGCGGTTGGTTTACTGATTGGCTTCGTGATTCATTGGTTAGGAAATCCTGGCGAAATTGGTTTAATCATCGATAACATTCACCTAAATGGTGGGCGATTAGCCATGCGCGAGAATCCTTCTATGATTCTGTCATCGCTCATCAGCATTGCGAGTGGTGGCAGCGCAGGCCCAGAAGCTCCGATGGTGCAGGTTACAGGTTCAATAGGTACATGGTTGGCCGACCGATTTCGATTACGCGGAGACGCTCTACGAACGCTGAGCATTGCGGGTATGGCATCAGGGTTTACTGTTTTATTTGGTGCTCCGTTAGGGGGTGCATTTTTTGCTCTAGAAATTCTCCATCATCAACGTGTCGTCATGTACGCTGAAGCTATCTTGCCTGCTGTGGTAGCAAGTTGTGCAGGGTACACCATTTTTGTAGCCATTACAAAGTTGGGCATTGGCCCAATCTGGCATCTTCCTCAATACAGTGTCACAAACCTTTTTGATTTTTCCGAAGCTATTATCTATGGAATGATAGGTGCGATCGCAGGTTGGCTCTTTATTACAATATTTCGGAGTTGTGAGCGCTTATTTGGGTTACTACCCAACCGCATTTACTGGAGAACAACCGTTGCAGGGTTAGGGTTAGGGTGCTTGGCTGTTCTATTTCCCATGACTCGCTTCTTTGGCGAACATCAACTTGAAACGATTCTTGAGAAGAACTTTACGCTTTCGTTCTTGATCATTTTGGCGATCGCTAAAATGCTTGCAATTAGCCTAACGGTTACAGGGGGGTGGCGCGGAGGAATCATCATTCCCCTCTTTTTTACAGGAGCGTGTTTGGGAAAAGTGGTGTCTATGTCCCACGTTGGAGTCAATGAAACCTTAGCTATGATTTGTGTAATGGCAGCTCTCAACTCAACTGTGACAAGAACTCCAATTAGCACAACTCTGCTACTTGCTAAGTTAACAGGATTTAATACATTTACCCCTATTCTCTTTGCAAGTATAGTAGGCTTTTTTCTGGCTCCTCGATATCCCTTTATTGCCTCACAGCTAACCACTAAATGA